Below is a genomic region from Candidatus Palauibacter soopunensis.
CGCCGCTCCCGTCAAGCCCCCCGTCTGAGCCCCAAGGAGACACCGATGATGAAACGAGACCGTGACGCGGGCCGCGAGTACGCGGAGATCTGGGGCGAGGCCGTCCAGGCGAACCGGAAGCTCAGGACGATCCTGATCTTCCTATCGGCAAGCATGGTGCTCGGCGTCTTCGTGCTGCTGAGGATCGCGGGCGCGGAGCCGCCCAAGCCCATCGTCATCCGGGTGGACGAGGTGGGCCGCGCCGAGGCGCTGGCCTACGAGACCGCGACCGCGCAGGCCGATCCGCTCGATCCGACAACGAAGTACTTCCTGAACCGGTTCGTCCACGACTTCCACGCGCGCCGCCGCGCGACCGCCCAGGAGCAATGGACCCGGAGCCTCCGGTTCCTCTCGACGGACCTGGCGAACGCGGCGTTCCAGAGGGACGGCGCGGAGGTCGCGAGCGTGGCGGCGGGGACCGCCGACACCGAGACCGAGGTCGAGCAGGTCGTGCTCCGCATCCACCCCGCGCCCGAGCCGCCGCACAGCGCGACTGCGGACTTCGACCTCGTGCACCTGAGGGGCGAACAGGAGCTGCGGCGGGAGCGCTGGTCGCTCACGCTCCGGTTCGAGTTCCTCGACTCGATCCCGCCCGAGTTGGTCGTCCACAATCCGATGGGGCTCCTCGTCACCTACATGCGGGCAGACCGGGCGCTCGTGACGGGGGACGAGCGATGATCGCGCATCTCAAGGGCCGCGAGAAGGCGCTCGAAACGTTCGGCTGGACGGGCCGCAAGGCCGAGTGGATCGCGC
It encodes:
- a CDS encoding VirB8/TrbF family protein, producing MMKRDRDAGREYAEIWGEAVQANRKLRTILIFLSASMVLGVFVLLRIAGAEPPKPIVIRVDEVGRAEALAYETATAQADPLDPTTKYFLNRFVHDFHARRRATAQEQWTRSLRFLSTDLANAAFQRDGAEVASVAAGTADTETEVEQVVLRIHPAPEPPHSATADFDLVHLRGEQELRRERWSLTLRFEFLDSIPPELVVHNPMGLLVTYMRADRALVTGDER